The following proteins are encoded in a genomic region of Cellulomonas sp. ES6:
- the gatB gene encoding Asp-tRNA(Asn)/Glu-tRNA(Gln) amidotransferase subunit GatB, with amino-acid sequence MSTRTVDLVDYDEAVSRFDPVIGIEVHVELGTATKMFDGAPQTFGAEPNTAVTPVSLGLPGALPAVNGTAVEYAIRIGLALNCEIAESCRFARKNYFYPDVPKNFQTSQYDEPIAHDGYLDVELEDGTVFRVEIERAHMEEDAGKNTHVGGSTGRIHGAEYSLVDYNRAGIPLVEIVTRPITGAGERAPEVARAYVQTLRDIFRALEVSEARMERGNVRADVNVSLRPTPTSPLGTRTETKNVNSFRSVERAVRYEISRQAAILDAAGTVTQETRHWHEDTGVTTAGRVKSDAEDYRYFPEPDLVPVAPSRAWVEEIRAALPELPAARRRRLQGEWGYADAEMRDVVNAGAVELIEATVAAGASPAAARKWWMGELARTAKTQDVELGELPITPTQIGQLQQLVDAGRINDKLARQVLEGVLAGEGDPEAVVVARGLEVVSDDGPLLEAIDAALAAQPDIAEKIRSGNLGPVGAIIGSVMKATRGQADAGRVRELVLERVAQG; translated from the coding sequence GTGAGCACCCGGACCGTCGACCTGGTCGACTACGACGAGGCAGTGTCCCGGTTCGACCCGGTGATCGGCATCGAGGTGCACGTCGAGCTCGGCACCGCCACCAAGATGTTCGACGGCGCCCCGCAGACGTTCGGCGCGGAGCCCAACACCGCCGTCACGCCGGTGTCCCTCGGCCTGCCCGGGGCGCTGCCGGCCGTCAACGGCACCGCGGTGGAGTACGCCATCCGCATCGGCCTGGCGCTGAACTGCGAGATCGCGGAGTCGTGCCGGTTCGCGCGGAAGAACTACTTCTACCCGGACGTCCCCAAGAACTTCCAGACCTCGCAGTACGACGAGCCGATCGCCCACGACGGGTACCTCGACGTCGAGCTGGAGGACGGCACCGTGTTCCGCGTGGAGATCGAGCGCGCGCACATGGAGGAGGACGCGGGCAAGAACACCCACGTCGGCGGGTCCACGGGCCGGATCCACGGTGCGGAGTACTCGCTCGTCGACTACAACCGCGCGGGCATCCCGCTCGTGGAGATCGTCACCCGGCCGATCACCGGCGCGGGCGAGCGCGCTCCGGAGGTGGCCCGGGCGTACGTCCAGACGCTCCGCGACATCTTCCGCGCCCTCGAGGTGTCGGAGGCCCGCATGGAGCGCGGCAACGTGCGGGCGGACGTCAACGTGTCGCTGCGCCCGACGCCGACCTCGCCGCTGGGCACCCGCACCGAGACCAAGAACGTCAACTCGTTCCGGTCCGTCGAGCGCGCCGTCCGGTACGAGATCAGCCGGCAGGCCGCGATCCTCGACGCCGCGGGGACGGTCACGCAGGAGACCCGGCACTGGCACGAGGACACCGGCGTCACGACGGCGGGCCGCGTGAAGTCGGACGCCGAGGACTACCGGTACTTCCCGGAGCCCGATCTGGTGCCCGTCGCCCCGTCCCGCGCGTGGGTCGAGGAGATCCGCGCCGCGCTGCCCGAGCTCCCCGCCGCGCGGCGTCGCCGGCTGCAGGGCGAGTGGGGCTACGCCGACGCCGAGATGCGTGACGTGGTCAACGCCGGGGCCGTCGAGCTGATCGAGGCGACCGTGGCCGCGGGAGCGAGCCCCGCGGCGGCCCGCAAGTGGTGGATGGGCGAGCTCGCGCGCACCGCCAAGACCCAGGACGTCGAGCTCGGCGAGCTCCCGATCACCCCGACGCAGATCGGCCAGCTCCAGCAGCTCGTCGACGCGGGTCGGATCAACGACAAGCTCGCGCGGCAGGTGCTCGAGGGCGTGCTCGCGGGGGAGGGCGACCCGGAGGCGGTCGTCGTCGCGCGCGGGCTCGAGGTCGTGTCGGACGACGGACCCCTGCTCGAGGCGATCGACGCCGCGCTCGCGGCCCAGCCCGACATCGCCGAGAAGATCCGCTCCGGGAACCTCGGACCGGTCGGCGCGATCATCGGGTCGGTCATGAAGGCCACCCGCGGTCAGGCCGACGCCGGGCGCGTGCGCGAGCTCGTGCTCGAGCGGGTCGCCCAGGGCTGA
- the gatA gene encoding Asp-tRNA(Asn)/Glu-tRNA(Gln) amidotransferase subunit GatA — translation MTDLTRLSAAEIADRLAAREVTSVEVTQAHLDRIAAVDPAVHAFLHVSAEEALATAADVDARRAAGEDLHPLAGVPIAVKDVVVTQGLPTTAGSKILEGWVPPYDATLVERIKAAGLPILGKTNMDEFAMGSSTEHSAYGNTHNPWDLERIPGGSGGGSAAAVAAYEAPLAIGTDTGGSIRQPGAVTGTVGVKPTYGSVSRYGLIALASSLDQAGPVTRTVLDSALLHELIGGHDPRDSTSIPEPLPGLVAAAREGASGDLTGVRVGVIRELQGEGYQPGVLARFEESLELLRGAGAEIVEVSCPHFEYALGAYYLILPSEASSNLAKFDGMRFGLRVEPSEGPVTAERVMAATRGAGFGDEVKRRIILGTYALSAGYYDAYYGSAQKVRTLIQRDFAAAFEQADVLVSPTAPTTAFKLGEKLDDPLAMYLNDVATIPANLAGVPGMSLPNGLSDDGLPVGFQVLAPAKADDRLYRVGAALEALLEKSWGGPLLAEAPELEVGE, via the coding sequence ATGACCGACCTGACCCGTCTCTCCGCCGCGGAGATCGCCGACCGGCTCGCTGCGCGCGAGGTCACCAGCGTCGAGGTCACGCAGGCGCACCTGGACCGGATCGCCGCCGTCGATCCCGCCGTGCACGCGTTCCTGCACGTCTCGGCCGAGGAGGCGCTGGCCACGGCCGCCGACGTCGACGCGCGCCGCGCCGCGGGCGAGGACCTGCACCCGCTCGCGGGCGTGCCGATCGCCGTCAAGGACGTCGTCGTCACGCAGGGCCTGCCGACCACCGCCGGCTCGAAGATCCTCGAGGGCTGGGTGCCGCCGTACGACGCGACCCTGGTCGAGCGGATCAAGGCCGCCGGCCTGCCGATCCTCGGCAAGACCAACATGGACGAGTTCGCCATGGGGTCGTCGACCGAGCACTCGGCCTACGGCAACACGCACAACCCCTGGGACCTGGAGCGCATCCCCGGCGGCTCCGGCGGCGGGTCCGCCGCGGCGGTCGCGGCCTACGAGGCCCCGCTGGCCATCGGCACCGACACCGGCGGCTCGATCCGCCAGCCGGGCGCCGTCACCGGCACCGTCGGCGTGAAGCCGACGTACGGCTCGGTCTCCCGCTATGGCCTCATCGCGCTGGCCTCGTCCCTGGACCAGGCCGGCCCGGTCACGCGCACCGTGCTCGACTCGGCCCTGCTGCACGAGCTGATCGGCGGCCACGACCCGCGCGACTCGACGTCCATCCCGGAGCCGCTGCCCGGCCTGGTCGCCGCGGCCCGTGAGGGCGCCTCCGGTGACCTCACCGGCGTGCGCGTCGGCGTGATCCGCGAGCTGCAGGGCGAGGGCTACCAGCCCGGCGTGCTCGCGCGGTTCGAGGAGTCCCTGGAGCTGCTCCGCGGCGCGGGCGCCGAGATCGTCGAGGTCTCCTGCCCGCACTTCGAGTACGCCCTCGGCGCCTACTACCTGATCCTGCCGTCCGAGGCGTCCAGCAACCTGGCCAAGTTCGACGGCATGCGGTTCGGCCTGCGGGTCGAGCCGTCGGAGGGCCCCGTGACCGCCGAGCGCGTCATGGCCGCGACCCGCGGCGCGGGCTTCGGCGACGAGGTCAAGCGCCGCATCATCCTCGGCACCTACGCGCTGTCGGCGGGCTACTACGACGCCTACTACGGCTCGGCGCAGAAGGTCCGCACGCTCATCCAGCGCGACTTCGCCGCCGCGTTCGAGCAGGCCGACGTGCTGGTCTCCCCGACGGCGCCCACCACGGCGTTCAAGCTCGGCGAGAAGCTCGACGACCCGCTGGCGATGTACCTCAATGACGTGGCCACCATCCCGGCGAACCTCGCCGGTGTGCCGGGCATGTCGCTGCCGAACGGCCTGTCGGACGACGGCCTGCCCGTCGGCTTCCAGGTGCTGGCCCCGGCCAAGGCCGACGACCGGCTGTACCGCGTGGGCGCCGCGCTCGAGGCGCTGCTGGAGAAGAGCTGGGGCGGCCCGCTGCTCGCCGAGGCTCCTGAGCTGGAGGTGGGCGAGTGA
- the gatC gene encoding Asp-tRNA(Asn)/Glu-tRNA(Gln) amidotransferase subunit GatC, which yields MSSLSRDEVARVAGLARIDLTPEELDRLAGELDVIVESVARVSEVATPDVPATSHPLPMTNVFRPDVPVQPLTQEQALSGAPASEDGKFLVPQILGEE from the coding sequence ATGTCCTCCCTCTCTCGTGACGAGGTCGCGCGCGTCGCGGGCCTGGCGCGGATCGACCTGACCCCCGAGGAGCTCGACCGCCTCGCGGGCGAGCTCGACGTGATCGTCGAGTCGGTCGCCCGGGTCAGCGAGGTCGCCACGCCCGACGTGCCGGCCACCAGCCACCCGCTGCCGATGACCAACGTGTTCCGCCCCGACGTGCCCGTGCAGCCGCTGACGCAGGAGCAGGCCCTGTCGGGGGCGCCCGCGTCGGAGGACGGCAAGTTCCTCGTCCCGCAGATCCTCGGGGAGGAGTGA
- a CDS encoding pilus assembly protein CpaE: MISIERAELLQAAGLRWTPRSGDRFALRQPALAGEVFTISEMTIEPHAYPTGTVLGFNGTTEWALDSVTQDDALWLPREDQLRELLGGTFRSLARALDGSYLVVAELPGQPERSFAAADAADAYADAVLALVSAARV, from the coding sequence GTGATCTCGATCGAGCGGGCGGAGCTGCTGCAGGCGGCGGGGCTGCGCTGGACGCCCCGCTCGGGCGACCGGTTCGCGCTGCGCCAGCCGGCGCTCGCGGGCGAGGTCTTCACCATCAGCGAGATGACCATCGAGCCGCACGCGTACCCCACGGGCACCGTCCTCGGCTTCAACGGCACGACCGAGTGGGCGCTGGACTCCGTGACCCAGGACGACGCCCTGTGGCTGCCCCGGGAGGACCAGCTCCGCGAGCTGCTGGGCGGGACGTTCCGCAGCCTGGCGCGTGCCCTCGACGGCTCCTACCTCGTGGTCGCCGAGCTCCCCGGGCAGCCGGAGCGGTCGTTCGCCGCGGCGGACGCGGCCGACGCCTACGCCGACGCCGTGCTGGCCCTGGTCTCGGCGGCGCGCGTCTGA
- a CDS encoding GNAT family N-acetyltransferase, with amino-acid sequence MTGGVRVRVARPEDLDQAGALTAEAYHADGLLDDDGGYGTELRDAGRRAREAVLLVATVPGAGGAQDVVVGTVTLAPAGTSYAEVAEPGELELRMLAVAPEARRRGVAERLTTAALREAVARQARGVVLSTLEPMVTARRLYERLGFVAAPARDWGHEGVALHVLTWTPPAAPGVMVESATWVPATVETVEGWRLGFSGGFTRRANSVLPLGRPADLGATLDAVEARYDAVGLPTVVRVCAAAPAGLEEMLGSRGYAPVVATDVLVRDVEPPPPVPPHPGVRVVVSEHVDGPWLDGWLGVKAGGATADATTARQVLAATPARYLAAVGEDRRTLGVLRAAFAEDWVGLSCLVVAPEARRRGIGRLLTRAALAAAAGAGARRAFLQVEVSNAGAADLYAAEGFRPAERYAYWQR; translated from the coding sequence GTGACCGGCGGGGTGCGGGTGCGCGTCGCCCGCCCGGAGGACCTGGACCAGGCCGGCGCCCTGACCGCGGAGGCGTACCACGCCGACGGCCTGCTCGACGACGACGGCGGCTACGGGACGGAGCTGCGTGACGCCGGCCGGCGCGCGCGGGAGGCGGTCCTGCTGGTCGCGACCGTCCCGGGTGCGGGCGGCGCCCAGGACGTCGTGGTCGGGACGGTCACGCTCGCGCCCGCCGGGACCTCGTACGCGGAGGTCGCCGAGCCGGGCGAGCTGGAGCTGCGGATGCTCGCGGTCGCGCCGGAGGCCAGGCGCCGGGGCGTGGCTGAGCGGCTCACGACCGCCGCGCTGCGGGAGGCGGTCGCCCGGCAGGCCCGGGGCGTCGTGCTCTCGACGCTCGAGCCGATGGTCACGGCGCGACGGCTGTACGAACGGCTCGGCTTCGTGGCCGCCCCCGCGCGCGACTGGGGCCACGAGGGAGTCGCCCTGCACGTCCTGACGTGGACACCGCCCGCCGCGCCGGGGGTGATGGTGGAGTCCGCGACGTGGGTGCCGGCGACCGTGGAGACCGTCGAGGGCTGGCGGCTCGGGTTCTCCGGCGGCTTCACGCGGCGCGCCAACAGCGTTCTGCCGCTGGGCCGGCCGGCGGACCTCGGCGCCACGCTCGACGCGGTGGAGGCCCGCTACGACGCGGTCGGCCTGCCGACGGTCGTGCGCGTCTGCGCGGCGGCGCCCGCGGGCCTGGAGGAGATGCTGGGTTCGCGCGGCTACGCGCCGGTCGTCGCCACGGACGTGCTGGTGCGCGACGTCGAGCCCCCGCCCCCGGTGCCGCCCCACCCGGGTGTGCGGGTGGTGGTCTCCGAGCACGTCGACGGCCCGTGGCTGGACGGCTGGCTCGGGGTGAAGGCGGGTGGCGCGACCGCCGATGCGACCACCGCCCGGCAGGTGCTGGCCGCGACGCCGGCGCGCTACCTCGCGGCGGTGGGGGAGGACCGCAGGACGCTGGGGGTGCTGCGGGCGGCGTTCGCCGAGGACTGGGTGGGCCTGTCCTGCCTGGTGGTGGCGCCGGAGGCGAGACGTCGGGGCATCGGGCGGCTGCTCACCCGGGCGGCACTGGCCGCGGCGGCCGGCGCGGGAGCCCGGCGGGCGTTCCTGCAGGTGGAGGTGAGCAACGCCGGAGCGGCGGACCTCTACGCCGCCGAGGGGTTCCGACCCGCCGAGCGGTACGCCTACTGGCAGCGCTGA
- the ligA gene encoding NAD-dependent DNA ligase LigA: MDEPAARRLWSELADRVRDLQFAYYVRDEPLASDAEYDATLRRLEALEDAYQGLGLRTPDSPTQRVGGTFSTDFRAVDHVERMLSLDNAFSAEDVAAWAERVHRDLEIPADAGLQYLTELKIDGLAIALLYERAGDGPARLVRAATRGDGRTGEDVTLNVRTIAAIPETLAGDPATHPEQIEVRGEVFLPVEAFERLNAAQVAAGRSPFANPRNAAAGSLRQKDPRVTASRPLQVYAHGIGALRWGTGRGAGLERQSQVYDLLAGWGVPVSPHSRVVAGLAGVQEMIDHYGEHRHEVEHEIDGIVIKVDELALQRRLGATSRAPRWAIAYKYPPEEVNTRLLAIEVNVGRTGRVTPYAVMEPVRVSGSTVAMATLHNKDVVAAKGVRPGDVVVLRKAGDVIPEIVGPVTALADDGYPRTDWTMPTRCPECGSLLRPMREGDVDLRCPNARTCPAQVRGRVEHIGSRGALDIEALGEVTAAALTQPEVPSPPPVVNEADLFDLVAWSADATEAERERVRERSFALLKQVEVVVRDPDSGEPRVDDDGVVRRRTPFRRRVTHSARARREAEARGEVLPEHEDVPSEQAKKLLDELDAAKTKPFWRVLVGLSIRNVGPTAARAIAQRFGSMAALEEALADAEQARETLSAVEGVGPTIADSIVDWFAEDWHAEIVRRWRAAGVVMADEADASVPRTLEGLTVVVTGSLEGFSRDQAKEAVLSRGGKASGSVSKKTDFVVVGDNAGSKEAKARELGLRILDEAGFVTLLAEGPAGLPGADDADGSGGADAPPGAEPPGTPADASDDA; this comes from the coding sequence CTGGACGAGCCGGCGGCCCGCCGCCTCTGGTCCGAGCTGGCCGACCGGGTCCGCGACCTGCAGTTCGCCTACTACGTGCGCGACGAGCCCCTGGCCAGCGACGCGGAGTACGACGCGACCCTGCGGCGCCTCGAGGCGCTCGAGGACGCCTACCAGGGGCTCGGGCTGCGCACGCCGGACTCCCCGACGCAGCGCGTCGGGGGCACCTTCTCGACGGACTTCCGGGCGGTCGACCACGTCGAGCGGATGCTGTCGCTCGACAACGCGTTCTCTGCGGAGGACGTCGCGGCGTGGGCCGAGCGCGTGCACCGCGACCTCGAGATCCCGGCGGACGCGGGGCTGCAGTACCTGACGGAGCTCAAGATCGACGGCCTCGCGATCGCGCTGCTCTACGAGCGGGCCGGCGACGGCCCGGCCCGGCTCGTGCGGGCGGCGACGCGCGGCGACGGGCGCACCGGTGAGGACGTCACGCTCAACGTCCGCACCATCGCCGCGATCCCGGAGACCCTCGCGGGCGACCCCGCCACGCACCCCGAGCAGATCGAGGTGCGCGGCGAGGTGTTCCTGCCCGTCGAGGCGTTCGAGCGGCTGAATGCGGCGCAGGTCGCGGCCGGCCGCTCCCCGTTCGCGAACCCCCGCAACGCCGCCGCGGGGTCGTTGCGCCAGAAGGACCCCCGGGTGACGGCGTCCCGGCCGCTGCAGGTGTACGCGCACGGCATCGGCGCCCTGCGGTGGGGGACGGGCAGGGGTGCGGGCCTCGAGCGGCAGTCGCAGGTGTACGACCTGCTGGCGGGGTGGGGCGTCCCGGTGTCGCCGCACAGCCGGGTGGTCGCGGGCCTGGCCGGCGTGCAGGAGATGATCGACCACTACGGCGAGCACCGGCACGAGGTCGAGCACGAGATCGACGGCATCGTCATCAAGGTCGACGAGCTCGCGCTCCAGCGCCGGCTGGGCGCGACCAGCCGTGCCCCGCGCTGGGCGATCGCCTACAAGTACCCGCCGGAGGAGGTCAACACCCGCCTGCTCGCGATCGAGGTGAACGTCGGCCGCACCGGCCGCGTCACGCCCTACGCGGTGATGGAGCCGGTCCGCGTGTCCGGCTCGACGGTCGCGATGGCGACGCTTCACAACAAGGACGTCGTCGCCGCGAAGGGCGTCCGGCCCGGGGACGTGGTCGTGCTGCGCAAGGCCGGCGACGTCATCCCCGAGATCGTCGGGCCGGTGACCGCGCTCGCGGACGACGGGTACCCGCGGACCGACTGGACGATGCCGACGCGGTGCCCCGAGTGCGGCTCCCTCCTGCGTCCGATGCGGGAGGGGGACGTCGACCTGCGCTGCCCGAACGCCCGCACCTGCCCGGCGCAGGTACGCGGCCGCGTCGAGCACATCGGCTCGCGCGGCGCCCTCGACATCGAGGCGCTCGGCGAGGTCACCGCGGCCGCCCTCACGCAGCCCGAGGTCCCCTCGCCGCCGCCGGTCGTGAACGAGGCGGACCTCTTCGACCTCGTGGCCTGGTCCGCCGACGCCACGGAGGCCGAGCGCGAACGGGTGCGCGAGCGCAGCTTCGCCCTGTTGAAGCAGGTCGAGGTGGTCGTGCGCGACCCCGACTCCGGCGAGCCGCGGGTCGACGACGACGGCGTCGTGCGTCGACGCACCCCGTTCCGGCGCCGGGTGACGCACAGCGCGCGGGCCCGGCGCGAGGCCGAGGCGCGCGGGGAGGTGCTGCCGGAGCACGAGGACGTGCCGTCCGAGCAGGCCAAGAAGCTCCTGGACGAGCTGGACGCCGCCAAGACCAAGCCGTTCTGGCGCGTGCTCGTCGGGCTGAGCATCCGCAACGTCGGTCCGACGGCTGCGCGCGCGATCGCGCAGCGGTTCGGGTCGATGGCCGCGCTCGAGGAGGCGCTCGCCGACGCCGAGCAGGCGCGCGAGACGCTGTCGGCGGTCGAGGGCGTCGGCCCGACCATCGCGGACTCGATCGTCGACTGGTTCGCCGAGGACTGGCACGCCGAGATCGTGCGGCGGTGGCGGGCGGCCGGTGTCGTCATGGCCGACGAGGCGGACGCGTCGGTCCCGCGCACCCTCGAGGGGCTCACGGTCGTCGTCACGGGCAGCCTCGAGGGGTTCAGCCGGGACCAGGCGAAGGAGGCCGTGCTCAGCCGCGGCGGCAAGGCGTCGGGCAGCGTCTCCAAGAAGACGGACTTCGTCGTCGTGGGGGACAACGCGGGGTCGAAGGAGGCGAAGGCGCGCGAGCTCGGTCTGCGCATCCTCGACGAGGCCGGTTTCGTCACGCTGCTGGCCGAGGGACCCGCGGGCCTGCCGGGCGCCGACGACGCCGACGGCTCTGGCGGCGCCGACGCGCCCCCGGGAGCGGAACCCCCGGGGACCCCGGCGGACGCGTCGGACGACGCGTGA
- a CDS encoding helix-turn-helix transcriptional regulator: MEGELQRVVGEQVRRVRAERGLSQEALADALGVHRTYLGAVERGERNLTLRTVERLADRLAVDVRDLLDPAGR, from the coding sequence GTGGAAGGCGAGCTGCAGCGTGTCGTGGGTGAGCAGGTCCGTCGCGTGCGGGCGGAGCGTGGTCTGAGCCAGGAGGCGCTCGCCGACGCGCTCGGCGTGCACCGCACGTACCTGGGCGCGGTCGAGCGCGGCGAGCGCAACCTCACCCTGCGGACCGTCGAGCGGCTCGCGGACCGGCTCGCCGTGGACGTGCGCGACCTGCTGGACCCCGCCGGGCGGTGA
- a CDS encoding helix-turn-helix transcriptional regulator, whose protein sequence is MEGELQRVVGRNVRRIRSQRGVSQEALAVELDVHRTYMGAVERGERNLTLRTVERLAAGLGVVPSELLRDPAPR, encoded by the coding sequence GTGGAAGGCGAGCTGCAGCGCGTGGTCGGACGCAACGTCCGCAGGATCCGGTCCCAGCGGGGCGTGAGCCAGGAGGCGCTCGCCGTCGAGCTGGACGTGCACCGCACGTACATGGGCGCCGTCGAGCGGGGCGAGCGCAACCTCACGCTCCGCACGGTCGAGCGGCTCGCCGCCGGGCTCGGTGTCGTGCCGTCCGAGCTGCTCCGCGACCCGGCTCCTCGCTGA
- the mnmA gene encoding tRNA 2-thiouridine(34) synthase MnmA — protein sequence MRVLAALSGGVDSAVAAARAVDAGHEVVGVHMALSRDRAQLRSGSRGCCSIEDAGDARRAADVLGIPYYVWDLSERFEDTVVADFLAEYEAGRTPNPCVRCNEHIKFDALLDKALALGFDAVCTGHYARAERDGDGTPVLRRAADRAKDQSYVLAVMGPQRLSRALFPLGDAPSKDAVRAEAAARGLGVSAKPDSYDICFVADGDTQGFLRSRLGSRPGEVVDVDGAVLGQHDGAYGYTVGQRKGLRLGRPAPDGRPRYVLAIEPVSNRVVVGGAEDLSVAALDAVDAVWFGDAPAAWTACTLQVRAHGEGVPARVRAVDGGAQVQVEGTLRGVAPGQSAVLYGGADGDRVLGQATVDRAHRAVPARAVPAWGRA from the coding sequence ATGCGGGTGCTCGCCGCGCTCTCCGGCGGGGTGGACTCGGCCGTGGCCGCGGCGCGCGCGGTCGACGCCGGCCACGAGGTCGTCGGCGTCCACATGGCGCTCTCCCGTGACCGCGCGCAGCTGCGCAGCGGATCGCGCGGCTGCTGCTCGATCGAGGACGCGGGCGACGCCCGGCGCGCCGCCGACGTCCTGGGCATCCCGTACTACGTGTGGGACCTGTCCGAGCGGTTCGAGGACACGGTCGTGGCGGACTTCCTCGCCGAGTACGAGGCCGGGCGGACGCCGAACCCGTGCGTGCGGTGCAACGAGCACATCAAGTTCGACGCGCTGCTCGACAAGGCGCTCGCGCTCGGCTTCGACGCGGTCTGCACCGGCCACTACGCCCGGGCGGAGCGTGACGGGGACGGCACGCCGGTGCTGCGGCGCGCGGCCGACCGGGCGAAGGACCAGTCGTACGTGCTGGCCGTCATGGGGCCGCAGCGCCTGTCCCGCGCGCTGTTCCCGCTCGGGGACGCGCCGTCGAAGGACGCGGTGCGCGCCGAGGCGGCCGCGCGCGGCCTGGGCGTGTCGGCCAAGCCCGACTCCTACGACATCTGCTTCGTCGCGGACGGCGACACCCAGGGGTTCCTGCGGTCCCGGCTCGGGTCGCGCCCGGGGGAGGTCGTCGACGTGGACGGTGCCGTGCTCGGGCAGCACGACGGGGCGTACGGGTACACGGTCGGCCAGCGCAAGGGACTGCGGCTCGGGCGGCCCGCCCCCGACGGCCGGCCGCGGTACGTCCTGGCGATCGAGCCGGTGAGCAACCGCGTGGTCGTCGGCGGGGCCGAGGACCTGTCCGTCGCCGCGCTCGACGCGGTCGACGCGGTCTGGTTCGGCGACGCCCCCGCGGCGTGGACGGCGTGCACGCTGCAGGTCCGCGCGCACGGCGAGGGTGTGCCCGCGCGGGTGCGGGCGGTGGACGGGGGCGCGCAGGTGCAGGTCGAGGGGACGCTGCGCGGTGTCGCGCCCGGGCAGTCCGCGGTGCTCTACGGCGGCGCGGACGGCGACCGGGTGCTCGGGCAGGCGACCGTCGACCGGGCGCACCGCGCGGTCCCGGCACGCGCGGTCCCGGCCTGGGGGCGCGCGTGA
- a CDS encoding cysteine desulfurase family protein: MSAYLDHAATTPVLPEAAAVLVEHLSRTGNPSSLHAAGRAARRVVEESRERLAAALGARPSEVLLTGGGTEADNLAVKGVFWARTAQDPARRRVLVSAVEHHAVLDPAFWLAEHAGAEIVLLPVDDEGRVRLDVLRDDLAEHGDATALVSVMWANNEVGTLQPLADVVALAHAHGVPVHADAVQAVGQVPVDFAASGLDALTVSGHKVGGPVGVGALLARRELGLVPVLHGGGQERGVRSGSLDVPAIAAFAVAVERAVAARPETAARLGALRDALVAGVREAVPGAVLRGPADAAGRLPANAHFTFPGCEGDSLLYLLDSAGVECSTGSACQAGVPQPSHVLLAMGLEEGDARGALRFSLGWPSTRADVDALLAALPGAVERAQAAGLAGRPRAGVA, translated from the coding sequence GTGAGCGCGTATCTGGACCACGCGGCCACGACGCCCGTGCTCCCGGAGGCGGCCGCCGTCCTGGTCGAGCACCTGTCCCGCACCGGCAACCCGTCGTCGCTGCACGCCGCCGGGCGGGCGGCGCGCCGCGTCGTCGAGGAGTCCCGCGAGCGCCTCGCCGCGGCCCTGGGGGCCCGGCCGAGCGAGGTGCTGCTGACAGGTGGCGGCACCGAGGCGGACAACCTCGCCGTCAAGGGGGTGTTCTGGGCGCGCACCGCGCAGGACCCCGCGCGGCGTCGGGTGCTGGTGTCGGCCGTGGAGCACCACGCGGTGCTCGACCCCGCGTTCTGGCTCGCCGAGCACGCGGGTGCGGAGATCGTGCTGCTGCCCGTGGACGACGAGGGACGCGTGCGGCTCGACGTGCTGCGCGACGATCTCGCCGAGCACGGCGACGCGACCGCGCTGGTCTCGGTGATGTGGGCGAACAACGAGGTCGGGACGCTGCAGCCGCTCGCCGACGTGGTCGCGCTGGCGCACGCCCACGGCGTGCCGGTGCACGCGGACGCCGTGCAGGCCGTCGGCCAGGTGCCGGTGGACTTCGCGGCGTCGGGCCTCGACGCCCTGACCGTCTCGGGTCACAAGGTCGGCGGCCCGGTGGGCGTCGGCGCCCTGCTCGCCCGCCGGGAGCTGGGTCTCGTGCCGGTGCTGCACGGCGGCGGGCAGGAGCGCGGCGTGCGGTCCGGGTCGCTCGACGTCCCCGCCATCGCCGCGTTCGCGGTCGCGGTGGAGCGCGCGGTGGCCGCGCGGCCGGAGACGGCCGCGCGTCTCGGAGCGCTGCGCGACGCGCTCGTCGCCGGTGTGCGCGAGGCCGTGCCCGGCGCGGTGCTGCGCGGTCCGGCCGACGCCGCCGGACGGCTGCCCGCGAACGCGCACTTCACCTTCCCCGGCTGCGAGGGCGACTCGCTGCTCTACCTGCTCGACAGCGCGGGCGTCGAGTGCTCCACCGGCTCGGCGTGCCAGGCCGGCGTGCCGCAGCCGAGCCACGTCCTGCTCGCGATGGGCCTGGAGGAGGGCGACGCCCGCGGGGCCCTGCGGTTCAGCCTCGGGTGGCCGTCGACCCGCGCCGACGTGGACGCGCTGCTCGCGGCGCTGCCGGGCGCGGTCGAGCGGGCGCAGGCCGCGGGCCTGGCGGGCCGGCCGCGGGCGGGGGTCGCCTGA